From a region of the Roseivirga sp. 4D4 genome:
- a CDS encoding EVE domain-containing protein, whose product MNYWLIKSEPNTYSWDDLVKLGKDHWDGVRNYQARNNIKAMKPGDLALFYHSVNEKSVVGIAECVSEHYPDPTTDDDRWVVVDFVPKEKLKKPVTLDQIKSTPSLENMVLVKNSRLSVQPVKREEFDTVLALSES is encoded by the coding sequence ATGAACTACTGGCTAATTAAATCTGAACCAAATACTTATTCGTGGGATGATTTGGTGAAACTGGGTAAAGATCACTGGGATGGTGTACGGAATTACCAAGCCAGAAATAATATAAAAGCCATGAAACCGGGTGACCTAGCACTTTTCTATCATAGTGTGAATGAAAAAAGTGTGGTGGGCATTGCTGAGTGTGTGAGTGAGCACTATCCCGACCCAACGACTGATGATGATCGCTGGGTGGTAGTAGACTTTGTTCCTAAAGAGAAGCTTAAAAAACCCGTAACTCTGGATCAGATTAAGTCGACACCTAGTCTGGAGAACATGGTTCTGGTAAAGAACTCTCGATTGTCGGTTCAACCTGTAAAGAGAGAAGAATTTGATACTGTATTAGCCCTTTCTGAATCGTGA
- the polX gene encoding DNA polymerase/3'-5' exonuclease PolX encodes MDSATILKQLKLQAALMELHDENSFKIRGYQNAVFNLDKSDVDLMALDLKELEQLDGVGKGIAATIFEIATNGISEAMQQYLESTPEGIVELLDIKGIGPKKIKVLWKELGIESGHELKEAANSGLVAKLKGFGEKTQLTIIEALEFKEANANKLHYAEAEVLSTEILEVLSAITLVKEASTTGGLRRKLEVIDKIEILVAGDDFDQLEEGISGLEVFTQDVANSGPKTWRGTFREHLIPCEFTFTLPDTYIKDLFLRTGSTQHLSVPVLEKNTLRMLANERSFASEQELYLAAGMDYIEPELREGTFEIQAAKNRSLPKLVEMDDLKGILHNHSTYSDGKHTLEQMATYCKELGYEYLGICDHSKSAFYANGLEENRVKDQHDEIDRLNEKLAPFKIFKGIESDILYDGQLDYDNDVLASFDFIVASVHSVLKMNKQKATQRLLTAIENPFTTILGHPTGRLLLRREGYPIDHKAVIDHCAKHNVVIEINANPWRLDLDWRWVNYAIEKGVMLSINPDAHQMNGYHHMRFGLLAGRKGGLTKEMTYNALSMEEISTQFKKKRDQAKANA; translated from the coding sequence TTGGACAGCGCAACAATACTTAAACAACTGAAACTGCAGGCTGCACTTATGGAGCTGCATGATGAAAACAGCTTTAAAATTCGTGGCTATCAGAATGCGGTATTCAATTTGGACAAAAGCGATGTTGATCTCATGGCTTTAGACCTGAAAGAACTGGAGCAATTAGACGGTGTTGGCAAAGGTATAGCAGCCACCATCTTCGAAATAGCAACCAATGGCATCTCTGAAGCCATGCAGCAATACCTTGAAAGCACACCTGAGGGGATCGTTGAGCTTCTAGATATCAAGGGCATTGGTCCAAAAAAGATCAAGGTACTCTGGAAAGAACTAGGTATAGAGAGTGGCCATGAACTCAAGGAAGCTGCTAACTCCGGTTTGGTGGCCAAACTCAAAGGTTTTGGTGAAAAAACTCAGCTCACTATTATTGAAGCCTTGGAATTCAAAGAGGCAAATGCCAATAAGCTGCATTATGCCGAAGCAGAAGTACTATCTACAGAAATTCTTGAAGTGCTATCTGCAATTACGCTAGTCAAAGAAGCAAGTACCACGGGTGGTTTGCGCAGAAAGCTCGAGGTCATCGACAAAATTGAAATTCTAGTTGCTGGAGATGATTTTGACCAACTCGAAGAGGGTATCTCCGGGCTAGAAGTGTTTACTCAAGACGTTGCCAATAGTGGCCCTAAAACATGGAGGGGTACTTTTAGAGAGCACTTGATTCCTTGTGAGTTTACTTTCACCTTGCCTGACACTTACATAAAAGACCTTTTTCTCAGAACTGGAAGTACCCAACATTTGTCAGTTCCTGTTTTAGAGAAAAATACCTTAAGAATGCTCGCCAATGAACGGTCGTTTGCTTCGGAGCAAGAACTGTATTTGGCCGCTGGCATGGACTATATAGAACCAGAACTTCGGGAAGGTACTTTCGAAATTCAGGCAGCCAAGAATCGTAGTCTGCCAAAGCTGGTGGAAATGGATGACCTTAAAGGCATACTACATAACCATTCGACCTATAGTGATGGCAAACATACTTTAGAGCAAATGGCTACTTACTGCAAGGAGCTGGGCTATGAGTATCTTGGTATCTGTGACCATAGTAAGTCCGCTTTCTATGCGAATGGTCTGGAGGAAAACCGAGTAAAAGATCAGCATGACGAGATAGATCGCTTGAACGAAAAGCTGGCTCCTTTCAAAATCTTTAAAGGCATAGAATCAGATATTCTTTATGATGGTCAGCTTGACTATGACAATGACGTTTTGGCAAGTTTTGATTTTATCGTGGCCTCTGTACACTCTGTTTTGAAAATGAATAAACAGAAGGCCACTCAACGACTACTAACCGCTATCGAAAATCCCTTTACGACAATTCTGGGTCATCCTACGGGAAGACTGTTGCTAAGGCGCGAAGGATATCCCATTGATCATAAAGCTGTAATTGATCATTGCGCCAAGCACAATGTTGTGATTGAAATTAACGCCAACCCCTGGAGGTTAGATTTAGATTGGCGTTGGGTAAACTATGCGATTGAAAAAGGAGTTATGCTCTCCATTAATCCTGATGCTCACCAAATGAATGGCTACCATCATATGAGATTTGGCCTTCTGGCTGGTCGCAAAGGAGGACTCACGAAAGAGATGACCTACAATGCGCTTTCAATGGAGGAAATTTCAACACAATTCAAAAAGAAAAGGGATCAAGCCAAAGCGAATGCCTAA